A region of Maridesulfovibrio sp. DNA encodes the following proteins:
- a CDS encoding ribonuclease J, which yields MSDPQLTVCPLGGLGEIGLNCMMLSTAESSVVIDCGLIFPDDALFGVDIAIPRFDHILTRKDILKGIVLTHGHEDHIGALPWLLPYIDVPVYGSKFTLGLVENKLREHNLEDYVELREVKPHDRIKLGDMAFNFFPVCHSIIEGYALGIETPVGRVIHTGDFKIDRNPLDGHATDLESIAKFSEQGVTLLFSDSTNVEQEGHALTEREIKSSMRDIFEEAEGRILVTLFSSHIQRMQEIFDLAGETGRKVGVSGKSLARNIDLARDLGKLRFPGGTLIDLVDLPDYRDDEIVLLVTGSQGESLASLSRLSTGDHRQLSIKEGDLVLMSSRFIPGNTKAITRVINRLYKLGAEVLYEKVQGIHASGHAHREELRTMLETVRPKYFIPVHGEYRHLIKHSRLAVETGVAPERALVIEDGEPVTFLLHGIRFEENVPVQCTLVDGKGVGDVGQTVLKERQLLAGEGLVIVALVVDVNTGEILRGPEVTSKGFVFEQQYSHLLEDAKCIVLDVFENIPPGQTNKLKERIRSALRRFFRKVLGRDPVVIPLVISITGDEEKDIDAKCDKCIL from the coding sequence ATGAGTGATCCTCAACTTACAGTATGTCCGCTGGGCGGACTAGGTGAGATCGGCCTGAACTGCATGATGCTAAGCACCGCTGAAAGCTCAGTGGTCATTGACTGCGGGCTGATATTCCCTGACGATGCCCTCTTCGGAGTGGACATAGCCATCCCCCGCTTCGACCATATCCTGACCAGAAAAGATATTCTCAAGGGGATAGTACTGACACACGGTCATGAGGACCATATAGGAGCACTTCCGTGGCTTCTTCCTTACATTGATGTCCCGGTATACGGTTCCAAATTCACTCTCGGACTGGTGGAAAACAAACTTCGGGAACACAATCTGGAAGATTACGTGGAACTGCGCGAAGTCAAACCCCACGACCGCATCAAGCTGGGTGACATGGCCTTTAACTTTTTCCCGGTCTGCCATTCCATCATTGAGGGCTATGCACTGGGAATCGAAACCCCCGTGGGCCGGGTGATCCATACCGGAGACTTCAAAATCGACCGCAATCCCCTTGACGGGCATGCCACTGATCTTGAATCAATCGCCAAATTTTCCGAGCAGGGAGTAACCCTGCTCTTCTCGGATTCCACCAATGTGGAGCAAGAAGGCCACGCCCTTACCGAAAGAGAAATCAAAAGCTCCATGCGGGACATTTTTGAAGAAGCTGAAGGACGCATTCTGGTCACCCTCTTCTCCAGTCACATCCAGCGCATGCAGGAAATTTTCGACCTTGCCGGAGAAACCGGACGCAAAGTCGGAGTCAGCGGCAAATCCCTTGCACGCAACATCGATCTGGCCCGCGATCTGGGCAAACTTCGCTTTCCAGGCGGAACCCTCATTGATCTTGTGGATCTGCCCGACTACAGGGATGATGAAATTGTCCTGCTGGTAACCGGATCACAGGGAGAATCACTGGCCTCACTCTCTCGTCTTTCCACCGGAGACCACCGTCAGCTATCCATTAAGGAAGGGGACCTCGTACTCATGTCCTCACGCTTCATTCCCGGCAATACCAAAGCCATCACCCGCGTAATCAACAGGCTCTACAAGCTGGGAGCGGAAGTCCTCTATGAAAAGGTTCAAGGCATCCACGCTTCAGGACACGCCCACCGGGAAGAACTGCGCACCATGCTTGAAACAGTACGTCCCAAATATTTCATCCCCGTCCACGGCGAATACAGGCACCTTATCAAGCATTCCCGTCTGGCAGTTGAAACCGGAGTAGCCCCGGAACGGGCGCTTGTAATTGAGGACGGTGAACCGGTAACTTTCCTGCTCCACGGCATCAGGTTCGAAGAAAACGTCCCTGTGCAATGCACCCTCGTGGATGGTAAAGGCGTTGGTGATGTAGGCCAGACTGTGCTCAAGGAACGGCAGTTACTTGCCGGGGAAGGTTTGGTAATCGTGGCTCTCGTAGTCGATGTGAACACCGGGGAGATACTTAGAGGACCGGAAGTAACTTCCAAAGGATTTGTTTTTGAACAGCAGTATTCCCACCTGCTGGAAGATGCCAAATGCATTGTGCTTGATGTTTTTGAAAACATCCCTCCGGGCCAGACCAACAAACTCAAAGAACGCATACGCTCGGCCCTGCGCCGCTTTTTCCGCAAGGTTTTGGGACGTGATCCCGTGGTCATCCCGCTGGTAATATCCATAACCGGCGATGAAGAAAAGGACATCGACGCCAAGTGCGACAAATGCATCCTCTAA
- the pyrH gene encoding UMP kinase has translation MDKLRYSRVMIKLSGEALAGDQQFGIKPSAISQFAGEIAEVAKKGLQVALVIGGGNIFRGMSDSAKGMDRASADYMGMLATIMNALAVQDALEKMGCDTRVMSAIPMQAVAEPYIRRRAVRHLEKGRVVICAAGTGNPYFTTDTAAALRAMELKTEAIIKATKVDGVYDKDPMKHDDAVKFESITYLETLEKRLGVMDSTATSLAMDNNMPIIVFNLFEKGNIERVVKGEQIGTIVHGG, from the coding sequence ATGGACAAATTGCGCTATTCACGGGTAATGATCAAACTCAGCGGTGAGGCACTGGCAGGCGATCAGCAGTTCGGTATCAAACCTTCAGCAATCAGCCAGTTTGCAGGCGAAATTGCAGAAGTTGCCAAGAAAGGACTTCAGGTCGCTCTGGTCATCGGCGGCGGTAATATTTTCCGCGGCATGTCTGATTCTGCAAAAGGCATGGACCGCGCTTCCGCCGACTACATGGGAATGCTCGCAACCATCATGAACGCACTGGCTGTTCAGGATGCGCTTGAAAAAATGGGCTGCGACACACGAGTTATGTCTGCAATTCCCATGCAGGCCGTGGCCGAGCCTTACATTCGCCGCAGGGCCGTTCGCCACCTTGAAAAAGGCAGGGTGGTAATCTGTGCAGCAGGAACCGGTAACCCTTATTTCACAACCGACACTGCCGCAGCACTCAGGGCCATGGAACTTAAGACCGAGGCTATCATCAAGGCAACCAAAGTAGACGGTGTCTACGACAAGGACCCGATGAAGCACGATGATGCAGTTAAATTTGAATCTATCACCTACCTTGAAACTCTGGAAAAGAGACTGGGTGTAATGGACTCCACCGCCACCTCACTGGCCATGGACAACAATATGCCCATCATTGTTTTCAACCTTTTCGAAAAAGGAAACATTGAAAGGGTTGTTAAAGGTGAACAGATCGGAACTATTGTTCACGGAGGATAA
- a CDS encoding fumarylacetoacetate hydrolase family protein has protein sequence MKVYRIRHDEKVFYATLEEGYFKSLATGQPGSVPIPVSECAMLPIVVPSKIVCVGLNYKAHAAELDMKIPDEPMIFLKPPSAIVGNNDAIVIPSASRQVDYEGELAVIMGQTTKNVLPQDVTPLIFGYACANDVTARDFQRKDTLFTRAKGFDTFAPIGPCIETDIDVSALGIRTIINDKVRQEGTIADMQYSPAELVSYISHIMTLNPGDVILTGTPPGIGTLNAGDRVEVEIEGIGKLSNPVVDDDSLKTPVQ, from the coding sequence ATGAAAGTCTACAGGATCAGGCATGACGAAAAAGTTTTTTATGCAACCTTGGAAGAAGGCTATTTTAAAAGCCTGGCAACAGGACAACCCGGTTCCGTGCCTATCCCTGTCTCTGAGTGTGCAATGCTGCCCATTGTTGTGCCTTCCAAAATAGTTTGCGTAGGCCTGAATTACAAAGCGCATGCGGCGGAACTGGATATGAAGATCCCTGATGAACCCATGATATTCCTCAAGCCCCCCTCTGCGATAGTTGGTAACAATGATGCCATTGTCATCCCTTCTGCATCCCGGCAGGTGGATTACGAAGGAGAACTGGCCGTGATCATGGGCCAGACAACCAAAAATGTGCTTCCGCAGGACGTTACCCCGCTCATTTTCGGATATGCCTGCGCAAATGATGTAACCGCAAGGGATTTCCAGCGCAAAGACACTCTTTTCACCCGTGCCAAAGGATTTGACACCTTTGCCCCCATCGGACCATGCATTGAGACTGATATTGATGTCAGTGCTCTGGGCATACGTACTATAATTAATGATAAGGTCCGACAGGAAGGCACTATTGCCGACATGCAATACAGCCCTGCGGAGCTGGTCAGCTACATTTCCCACATCATGACTCTCAACCCCGGCGACGTAATCCTGACCGGCACACCTCCGGGAATCGGCACACTGAATGCCGGTGACCGGGTAGAAGTGGAAATCGAAGGAATCGGCAAGCTCAGCAATCCGGTTGTTGATGACGACTCGCTGAAAACTCCGGTGCAGTAA
- the tsf gene encoding translation elongation factor Ts, which produces MAITAQMVKALREKTGVGMMDCKKALAESNGDEEKAIKYLREKGLAKAAKKAGRATSEGLVGTYTHSNGKLVAMVELKCETDFVAKAEQFIQLSKDLAMQVAATSPVCVKPEDLPQDLLEKEKEIYKQQAIAEGKPENIAEKIVEGRVNKYYKEVCLLEQPFIKDDKKTIKDLLNDTIAVLGENMQIGRFARINLAEAVAEESEAE; this is translated from the coding sequence ATGGCTATTACCGCACAGATGGTTAAGGCCCTGCGCGAAAAAACCGGCGTAGGAATGATGGATTGCAAAAAAGCTCTCGCTGAATCCAATGGCGATGAAGAAAAAGCAATCAAATACCTGCGTGAAAAAGGTCTCGCTAAGGCAGCCAAGAAAGCAGGTCGCGCTACCAGTGAAGGTCTGGTCGGCACTTACACCCACAGCAACGGCAAACTCGTTGCTATGGTTGAACTCAAGTGCGAAACCGACTTTGTTGCTAAAGCAGAACAGTTCATCCAGCTTTCCAAAGACCTCGCAATGCAGGTTGCAGCTACCAGCCCTGTATGCGTAAAGCCCGAAGATCTGCCTCAGGATCTGCTTGAGAAAGAAAAAGAAATCTATAAGCAGCAGGCAATCGCAGAAGGCAAGCCCGAAAACATCGCAGAAAAGATCGTTGAAGGCCGCGTAAACAAATACTACAAAGAAGTATGCCTCCTTGAGCAGCCTTTCATTAAGGATGACAAGAAGACTATTAAAGATCTTCTCAACGACACCATCGCGGTTCTCGGAGAGAACATGCAGATCGGTCGCTTCGCCCGCATCAACCTTGCGGAAGCAGTTGCTGAAGAAAGCGAAGCCGAATAA
- the rpsB gene encoding 30S ribosomal protein S2 has translation MAYVTMKQMLETGVHFGHQTRRWNPKMRPYIFGARNGIHIMDLQQTVKLFRKAHDFIADNVAKGGKVLFIGTKRQAQEAIAAEASRAGMFHVTHRWMGGTLTNFQTIKKSIDRLKKLEEMFEDGSINRFPKKEIVMMGREVKKLNLALGGIKDLNGSPAVAFVIDPKREQIAIQECRKLGIPVVAVVDSNCDPDMVDYIIPGNDDAIRAIKLFAAHMADACLEGAARRKEDKVMEAEETKAAEKAVETEAKEETPQEAE, from the coding sequence ATGGCATACGTAACTATGAAACAGATGCTGGAAACCGGCGTTCACTTCGGTCACCAGACCCGCAGATGGAATCCCAAAATGCGTCCTTACATTTTCGGCGCACGCAACGGAATCCATATTATGGACCTGCAGCAGACTGTAAAACTTTTCCGCAAAGCTCACGATTTCATCGCTGACAACGTTGCAAAAGGCGGCAAAGTTCTTTTCATCGGTACCAAGCGTCAGGCTCAGGAAGCTATCGCTGCTGAAGCAAGCCGTGCAGGCATGTTCCACGTGACTCACCGCTGGATGGGCGGAACTCTTACCAACTTCCAGACCATCAAGAAAAGCATCGATCGCCTCAAAAAACTCGAAGAAATGTTCGAAGACGGTTCCATCAACCGTTTCCCCAAAAAGGAAATCGTAATGATGGGTCGTGAGGTTAAAAAACTCAACCTCGCACTCGGCGGCATCAAAGACCTTAACGGTTCTCCCGCTGTTGCTTTCGTCATTGACCCCAAACGTGAGCAGATCGCTATTCAGGAATGCCGCAAACTCGGTATCCCCGTAGTTGCAGTAGTAGACTCCAACTGCGATCCCGATATGGTTGACTACATCATTCCCGGTAACGATGACGCTATCCGCGCCATCAAACTTTTCGCTGCCCACATGGCTGATGCCTGCCTCGAAGGCGCTGCTCGCCGCAAGGAAGACAAAGTTATGGAAGCAGAAGAAACCAAAGCTGCTGAGAAAGCTGTAGAAACTGAAGCTAAAGAAGAAACTCCTCAGGAGGCAGAATAA
- the frr gene encoding ribosome recycling factor, with protein MIKEVLADGKKRMDGALTSLENDFAKLRTGRAATSLVDNVLVDYYGTPTPINQLASVSIPDSRTISIQPWDKGAFPRIEKALQQSDLGLNPVNDGVVLRITIPPLTEERRKELVKIAKKYTEDSKIAIRNVRRDMNDTLKKLEKDKDISEDEQRKAQDDVQKITDDYVKKCDVACGEKEKEILEI; from the coding sequence ATGATTAAAGAAGTTCTTGCCGATGGCAAAAAAAGAATGGATGGCGCGCTGACCTCTTTGGAAAACGACTTTGCAAAACTGCGCACCGGTCGTGCTGCCACCTCACTGGTGGATAACGTTCTCGTTGATTATTACGGAACACCCACCCCCATTAACCAGTTGGCTTCCGTTTCCATCCCGGATTCCCGGACCATCTCCATTCAGCCTTGGGACAAAGGCGCTTTCCCCCGTATCGAGAAAGCCCTGCAGCAGTCCGACCTCGGCTTGAACCCCGTCAACGACGGTGTAGTACTGCGCATCACCATTCCGCCCCTCACCGAGGAACGCCGTAAGGAACTGGTTAAGATTGCTAAAAAGTACACTGAAGATTCCAAAATCGCTATCCGTAATGTTCGCCGCGACATGAACGACACCCTGAAAAAACTGGAAAAAGATAAAGACATCTCTGAAGATGAACAGCGCAAAGCTCAGGATGACGTCCAAAAAATCACAGATGACTACGTAAAGAAATGCGACGTAGCATGCGGCGAAAAAGAAAAGGAAATTCTGGAAATCTAA
- a CDS encoding HD domain-containing phosphohydrolase — protein sequence MSSNSVTDFKLRELSKVLKTASESSQGTEYHDVVVNLCRDVENALEYDLGSKDELIERLTEIGLALSGETRLERLLEMIVDEARVLTRADAGTLYIVDPEGRKLEFSILQNDTMQVRMGGTSGNEITLPPVPLYANGNTPNKSNVSSYCGLTGETINIADVYEAEGFDFTGPRKYDAATGYRSKSMLVLALKNHEQDIIGVLQLLNALDEDGEIIEFSPDIVNIVGSLASQAAIALTNAQLIQGLKDLLYSVIQSIAAAIDAKSPYTNGHIERVVTITMMIADKVNSLKEGKYADVCFTDDELEELKLAAWMHDVGKISIPEHVVDKSTKLETIFDRAEMVDARFRLIAEIIKNRQLEETVAALSNGADPSKLVEIEMRYAVELEQVEEDRQYINSCNIPKEFMSDERIARVEEIASRTYESNGETFNWLTEDEVRNLCIRKGTLTDKERSVIESHAAITHEMLSRLPFPKRLSRVPEYAAGHHEKLDGSGYPNGLGGDDLPLQARIMAVADIFEALTAKDRPYKKPMKLSQAIKILGFMVKDRHIDEDVCNLFIDSGLYMDYANAELDPSQIEEDE from the coding sequence GTGTCGAGCAATAGTGTAACAGATTTCAAGTTACGTGAACTTTCGAAAGTGCTTAAAACAGCTTCTGAAAGTTCTCAGGGTACTGAATATCATGATGTTGTGGTAAATTTATGCCGTGATGTTGAGAATGCGCTTGAATACGATCTGGGTTCCAAAGATGAGTTGATTGAGCGACTTACCGAAATCGGGTTGGCTTTATCTGGTGAAACACGGCTTGAGAGATTGCTGGAGATGATAGTTGATGAAGCCCGGGTTTTGACTAGAGCCGATGCCGGGACTCTCTATATTGTCGATCCTGAAGGGCGCAAACTTGAATTTTCAATTCTCCAGAATGACACCATGCAGGTGCGCATGGGCGGCACCAGCGGTAATGAAATCACCCTGCCTCCGGTTCCGCTTTATGCTAACGGCAATACTCCAAATAAATCCAATGTCTCTTCATATTGCGGACTGACCGGAGAAACAATTAACATTGCCGATGTGTACGAAGCCGAAGGTTTTGATTTCACTGGACCCCGGAAGTACGATGCCGCTACCGGATACCGTTCCAAATCCATGCTGGTTCTGGCCCTTAAAAACCACGAGCAGGATATTATCGGTGTATTGCAGCTTTTGAATGCTCTTGATGAAGACGGTGAAATAATCGAATTTTCACCGGATATAGTGAACATCGTCGGCTCTCTTGCTTCGCAGGCCGCAATAGCCTTGACCAATGCCCAGCTTATTCAGGGCCTGAAAGATCTGTTATATTCCGTCATCCAGAGTATTGCCGCAGCCATTGATGCCAAATCTCCTTATACCAACGGTCACATTGAGCGTGTGGTAACCATCACTATGATGATTGCCGATAAGGTTAATTCTTTAAAAGAAGGTAAATACGCAGATGTTTGCTTTACCGATGATGAACTTGAGGAGCTGAAGCTGGCAGCATGGATGCACGATGTGGGGAAAATTTCCATTCCCGAACATGTGGTGGATAAATCTACAAAGCTGGAAACAATTTTTGACCGTGCCGAGATGGTCGATGCGCGATTCAGGTTAATTGCTGAAATTATCAAGAATAGGCAACTTGAAGAAACCGTGGCTGCGCTTTCAAATGGTGCCGACCCATCAAAGCTGGTTGAAATTGAAATGCGTTACGCAGTTGAGCTGGAGCAGGTGGAAGAAGATCGTCAGTATATTAATTCCTGCAATATTCCCAAAGAGTTCATGTCTGATGAGCGTATTGCGCGGGTTGAGGAGATTGCTTCCCGAACCTATGAAAGCAACGGGGAGACTTTTAACTGGCTCACTGAAGATGAAGTCAGAAACCTTTGTATCCGCAAAGGGACACTTACCGATAAGGAACGCAGCGTTATTGAGAGCCATGCGGCTATTACACATGAGATGCTTTCACGCCTGCCATTTCCCAAGAGACTTTCTCGTGTTCCTGAATATGCCGCCGGACACCATGAAAAATTGGACGGTTCAGGATACCCCAACGGTCTTGGCGGGGATGACTTGCCGCTACAGGCCCGGATCATGGCTGTAGCAGATATTTTTGAAGCTTTGACCGCTAAAGATCGACCATACAAAAAACCCATGAAACTTTCACAGGCCATCAAAATTTTGGGCTTCATGGTCAAGGACAGGCATATTGATGAGGATGTCTGCAACCTGTTTATAGATTCCGGCCTGTATATGGATTATGCCAATGCCGAGCTTGATCCTTCACAGATCGAGGAAGATGAATAG
- a CDS encoding phosphatidate cytidylyltransferase — protein MPVSSLQKRIITSLLLVAALTTALIMGGNVLTGGLAIFCTIALHEFYAMFWQDRSHLASRIVGMAAGAGIIMTSAAVSPVWMLLIMLGAFWLFNLRFLFSFSAKPDQAAYHDSLVLFAGLVYIPVTMQFMTSMNSWEILFVLLAASSSDTAAFYAGTFLGKKKIWPQISPKKSWAGSIGGFAGCILCCTVYGLFFGHAPVLYWMLLAAMLNIGSQMGDFFESALKRKLQIKDSGKILPGHGGVLDRIDSLVLALPLYVLARQIHAFF, from the coding sequence ATGCCCGTAAGCAGCCTTCAAAAAAGAATCATTACCTCACTGCTCCTTGTCGCAGCCTTGACCACAGCCCTGATAATGGGCGGAAACGTATTAACCGGCGGGCTGGCTATCTTCTGCACCATCGCCCTTCATGAATTTTACGCCATGTTCTGGCAGGACAGGTCACACCTTGCCTCCAGAATTGTTGGTATGGCTGCCGGCGCAGGAATAATAATGACCTCTGCCGCAGTTTCCCCGGTCTGGATGCTGTTGATAATGCTTGGAGCGTTCTGGCTTTTCAACTTACGGTTCCTGTTTTCATTCAGTGCAAAACCAGATCAGGCGGCCTACCATGACAGCTTGGTCCTCTTTGCCGGACTTGTTTATATTCCTGTTACAATGCAGTTCATGACTTCCATGAACAGCTGGGAAATACTTTTTGTACTCCTCGCGGCATCTTCCTCGGACACTGCCGCTTTTTATGCCGGAACTTTTTTAGGTAAAAAGAAAATATGGCCCCAGATCAGTCCTAAAAAATCATGGGCCGGATCAATCGGCGGATTTGCCGGATGCATCCTGTGCTGCACAGTTTATGGATTATTTTTCGGGCATGCCCCGGTCTTATACTGGATGCTCCTTGCGGCCATGCTCAACATAGGTTCCCAGATGGGGGATTTTTTCGAGTCTGCCCTCAAGCGCAAGCTCCAGATTAAAGACTCCGGTAAAATACTGCCCGGACACGGCGGTGTTCTGGACCGTATCGACAGTCTTGTGCTTGCCCTGCCCCTATACGTTCTGGCAAGACAGATTCACGCATTTTTTTAA
- a CDS encoding SH3 domain-containing protein, whose amino-acid sequence MSSRLVTGFLLCLTACLLVAACVPQKNKQQSNAVTTTVRTETVVITPVITGRSLLKSNVREISSSKADIVDVLAKGTQVELIGKKGNWYEVKRMDGNGKPGFVYHKLINLDFGNYLGTQGRNNEKTVVYEAPSTKSTTVTVIQPQTTFDIIGIENDFYHIKGENFEGYSYAKYCVADPLTPIAKTETQTITAKRVPKASGSTNLAAAQVKPTVTAKPEKEKIQIRTRSRTKTKTTVKKNSANQGMGAALFGAFAQALLTGGNTGATNNSGIPVQSSNDQLKEILKSVSAGKELAAKTVEIREQMLQALNETRALQSLVGATVAAMNDNYKIAADTARGVSSTGMKKISIKAFIKDLSYEPTDSIEGAAVKIAQNSKMLQALENKIKSEAAEFSNLNAQQVQNLDSIINSFSNNLHASNALYDFSIDKANNVILRIDRAINAYDEKAGPMAAEATKQAVVIALATAELVSIISNAQNDPVRALTALPRLIEIQDELANLTTLFADFQADYDYIEENSAVITRQGKDISKIIMTARRKNTQVTTMLESYYQNKLALSSRLKKKMASQTAEEFKEVEKKAASVALAEDMLD is encoded by the coding sequence ATGTCATCAAGATTGGTTACCGGTTTTCTTTTATGCCTGACAGCCTGCCTGCTTGTTGCGGCGTGTGTTCCTCAAAAAAACAAACAGCAGAGTAATGCCGTAACAACAACAGTCAGAACTGAAACTGTTGTAATAACTCCTGTCATTACCGGTCGGTCTCTACTCAAAAGCAATGTCCGTGAAATTTCGTCTTCAAAGGCGGATATTGTAGATGTTCTGGCCAAGGGAACACAGGTTGAGCTGATCGGAAAAAAAGGAAACTGGTACGAGGTCAAGCGCATGGACGGAAACGGTAAACCCGGCTTTGTCTACCACAAACTAATCAATCTTGATTTCGGAAACTATCTTGGAACCCAAGGAAGAAACAATGAAAAAACTGTGGTATACGAAGCTCCGAGCACTAAATCTACCACTGTTACAGTTATTCAGCCACAGACCACTTTCGATATTATTGGTATTGAAAATGATTTTTACCATATCAAAGGTGAAAACTTTGAAGGCTATTCCTATGCCAAATATTGTGTAGCCGATCCGCTCACTCCTATAGCGAAGACTGAAACTCAAACTATTACCGCAAAAAGAGTCCCGAAAGCCTCCGGGTCGACCAACCTTGCTGCAGCACAAGTTAAACCTACAGTTACTGCAAAACCAGAAAAAGAAAAAATTCAAATCAGAACCAGAAGCAGGACCAAAACCAAAACAACTGTTAAAAAGAACAGTGCTAATCAAGGCATGGGAGCTGCTCTTTTCGGCGCCTTTGCCCAGGCCCTGCTTACCGGAGGGAACACCGGAGCCACTAATAACAGCGGTATTCCGGTACAATCTTCCAATGATCAGCTCAAGGAAATCCTGAAAAGCGTAAGTGCAGGTAAAGAACTGGCTGCCAAAACAGTTGAAATTCGGGAACAGATGCTTCAAGCCCTTAACGAAACAAGGGCACTGCAATCTCTGGTGGGGGCAACTGTAGCCGCCATGAACGACAACTACAAAATAGCGGCCGACACTGCCCGTGGAGTCAGCTCCACCGGCATGAAAAAAATATCCATCAAAGCTTTCATAAAAGACCTCTCGTACGAACCCACCGACTCAATTGAAGGTGCGGCAGTAAAAATTGCCCAGAACAGCAAAATGCTTCAGGCTCTGGAAAATAAAATCAAATCCGAGGCTGCGGAATTCTCAAACCTGAACGCCCAGCAGGTTCAGAATCTTGACTCAATTATCAATTCTTTCTCCAACAACCTGCATGCATCCAACGCGCTTTACGATTTCAGTATCGATAAAGCCAACAACGTCATCCTGCGCATTGACCGGGCCATCAACGCATACGATGAAAAAGCCGGTCCCATGGCTGCGGAAGCAACCAAACAGGCCGTGGTTATCGCGCTCGCAACTGCCGAGCTGGTCTCAATCATCAGCAATGCACAGAACGACCCGGTCAGAGCCTTGACCGCCCTGCCGAGACTGATCGAAATTCAAGATGAACTGGCTAATCTGACCACCCTCTTCGCCGACTTTCAGGCCGACTACGATTACATTGAAGAAAATTCGGCTGTCATCACCCGGCAAGGGAAAGACATCAGTAAAATTATTATGACCGCACGCCGGAAAAACACTCAGGTAACCACCATGCTTGAATCATATTACCAGAATAAACTTGCCCTGAGCAGCAGGCTCAAGAAAAAGATGGCCAGCCAGACTGCGGAAGAATTTAAAGAGGTGGAGAAAAAAGCAGCCTCTGTTGCTTTGGCTGAAGACATGCTAGACTAA
- a CDS encoding isoprenyl transferase: protein MMPRHIAVIMDGNGRWAKSRGLKRSEGHKAGTNAAKNIVTRCRELGIEYLTLYTFSKENWARPKDEIATLFELLQVFLKKELSSLREQDIRLKILGELSEFPFGVRQVVAHTIKKTEHCKSMTLNLALNYSGRDELVRACRKMISEGVSEDQITEKSVSDYLYTAGQPDPDLIIRTSGEQRLSNYLLYQAAYSELYFTDVYWPDFTPEELEKALADFAGRQRRFGKTGEQI from the coding sequence ATGATGCCCCGACATATAGCCGTCATCATGGACGGCAATGGACGGTGGGCAAAATCAAGAGGACTGAAACGAAGCGAAGGTCATAAGGCCGGGACGAACGCAGCGAAAAACATCGTTACCAGATGCCGTGAACTGGGCATCGAATACCTGACCCTGTACACCTTTTCCAAGGAGAACTGGGCCAGACCCAAGGATGAAATCGCAACGCTTTTCGAGCTTCTGCAAGTCTTCCTGAAAAAAGAACTGTCCAGCCTGCGTGAGCAGGACATCCGCCTGAAAATACTGGGGGAACTCTCTGAGTTCCCCTTCGGCGTAAGACAGGTTGTGGCCCACACCATTAAAAAAACGGAACACTGCAAGTCCATGACCCTCAATCTGGCCCTGAATTATTCTGGGCGGGATGAGCTTGTTCGGGCTTGCAGGAAAATGATTTCTGAAGGTGTCAGTGAAGATCAAATCACTGAAAAATCCGTGTCCGACTACCTGTACACTGCCGGACAGCCCGACCCGGACCTGATCATCCGCACCAGTGGAGAACAGCGGCTTTCAAACTACCTGCTCTATCAGGCAGCATACTCAGAACTCTATTTTACTGATGTGTACTGGCCCGACTTCACTCCCGAAGAGCTTGAAAAAGCTCTGGCCGACTTTGCCGGACGGCAGCGCCGCTTTGGAAAGACCGGAGAACAGATTTAA